In Desulfonatronospira thiodismutans ASO3-1, a single window of DNA contains:
- a CDS encoding right-handed parallel beta-helix repeat-containing protein has translation MISILLLSLVGCTTAHYRVHDKEELRYALEDPDNLAGKELVIRIASSISDIGRPFVYDGSSDLRLTGAPAELTSHGRNHLLRSDSKAKITLENLTFSGGRTGVGSERGGAVYHLGDLVINDCKFLDNAAEFGGAVYAGGRVDIQRSRFEHNQARWRGGAVYSEDKITTTDSIYQDNSEPVLYVRDKGVK, from the coding sequence ATGATTTCTATTTTGCTGCTTAGTCTCGTGGGATGTACTACTGCTCATTACCGGGTCCATGACAAGGAAGAGTTGCGCTATGCCCTTGAAGACCCGGATAATCTGGCTGGTAAAGAACTTGTAATTAGAATTGCGTCTTCCATTTCAGACATTGGCCGTCCCTTTGTGTATGATGGTTCCAGTGATTTACGCCTTACCGGTGCTCCAGCAGAACTAACCAGTCATGGTCGCAACCACTTGCTGCGCAGTGATTCTAAGGCAAAAATTACCCTTGAGAATTTGACTTTTTCAGGTGGGCGCACTGGTGTAGGCTCAGAACGTGGCGGTGCGGTTTACCATCTGGGAGACCTGGTGATTAATGACTGCAAATTTTTAGATAACGCAGCTGAATTTGGTGGAGCCGTGTATGCTGGAGGAAGGGTAGATATACAAAGAAGCCGTTTTGAGCATAACCAGGCCCGCTGGAGAGGTGGAGCAGTTTATAGCGAAGATAAAATTACCACAACGGACTCAATATATCAGGATAATTCCGAACCTGTTTTATATGTACGAGATAAAGGAGTAAAATGA
- a CDS encoding Rpn family recombination-promoting nuclease/putative transposase produces the protein MSDTSKYHDHTFRAILGREPVARDFVRYHLPEEITRDMNLDTVKVSSRSYVSDNLKESMTDIVITLKLNTGEPAEIYILVEHKSDLDAWTKIQLFKYMNEVWQSFIQKKTGTLPIIVPLVFYHGTARWNYSLEFSDLFNLPSEHYRKYIPKFEHLLHEVPEINKKKAKTSITLEVFHLVLEYIFYPEKRDQIYEALELLFKGLDAKEAHEIFAILIKYLLIATDETPEEAEEKVKHLPKGGETVRTTAEVLEERGYNKAIKEKPIWERQAELKNAKETLIDVAGDCHGPLPNSLQDKIKSIESIDNLRTLTRKVYKTQSLEEFTELVNRAAHN, from the coding sequence ATGAGTGATACAAGCAAATACCACGATCACACTTTCAGGGCGATACTGGGGCGAGAACCCGTGGCAAGGGATTTCGTGAGGTATCATCTGCCGGAAGAGATAACCAGGGACATGAACCTGGATACTGTCAAGGTATCCTCCAGGTCATATGTCAGCGACAATCTCAAAGAGAGCATGACCGATATCGTGATCACCCTGAAGCTCAATACTGGAGAGCCCGCTGAAATATACATATTGGTAGAGCACAAGAGTGATCTGGATGCCTGGACCAAGATCCAGCTATTCAAATACATGAACGAAGTCTGGCAGAGCTTTATCCAGAAGAAAACCGGAACTCTGCCGATCATAGTTCCCCTGGTTTTTTATCACGGAACAGCCAGGTGGAATTATAGCCTGGAGTTTTCTGACCTCTTTAATCTACCGTCTGAGCATTACAGGAAATATATTCCGAAGTTTGAACATCTCCTGCATGAAGTCCCGGAAATCAATAAGAAGAAGGCCAAGACCTCCATTACCCTTGAGGTTTTTCACCTGGTCCTTGAATACATATTTTATCCGGAAAAAAGAGATCAGATATATGAAGCTTTAGAGCTGTTGTTTAAAGGTTTGGATGCCAAAGAGGCTCATGAAATCTTTGCAATTTTGATCAAGTATTTGCTTATAGCCACAGATGAAACGCCCGAAGAGGCAGAAGAGAAGGTTAAACATCTTCCCAAAGGAGGAGAAACCGTGAGAACCACAGCAGAAGTATTGGAAGAACGAGGTTACAATAAGGCCATTAAGGAAAAACCTATATGGGAAAGACAGGCAGAGCTAAAAAACGCTAAAGAAACCCTCATAGATGTAGCTGGAGACTGCCACGGCCCATTACCGAATTCTCTCCAGGATAAAATCAAGTCCATAGAGTCCATTGATAACCTGCGGACCTTAACCAGAAAGGTTTACAAAACCCAATCCCTCGAAGAATTTACCGAGCTCGTAAACAGAGCAGCGCATAACTAA